A single Pagrus major chromosome 19, Pma_NU_1.0 DNA region contains:
- the eci2 gene encoding enoyl-CoA delta isomerase 2 isoform X1, translating into MAGVALKLSASWRLVKLRSLVRSSTVPSLKFHTTASPMMGATVEQFEQAKSKMSTLKNDPGNEVKLKIYALFKQSTQGPCNTPKPGMLDFVNKVKWDAWKSLGSISQEEARQQYCDLIGSLVAAEGGSSAEVAAQPAGSGTAYETLLVTTEDGITTIKLNRPAKKNAITTEMYNDIIAALDQAAKDDSVLTVLTGAGDFYCSGNDLTNFTKIPEGGIEAMARKGGDLLRMYVKAYIDFPKPMIAVVNGPAVGVSVTVLGLFDLVYATERATFHTPFSQLGQSAEGCSSYTFPKLMGTAKASEMLLFNKKLTAVQACELGLVTEVFPDSSFQSEVWTRLKAYAKLPPNSLALSKQLIRAVEKERLYAVNDAEVERLIERWTSDECFNAVMSFFQAKAKL; encoded by the exons ATGGCCGGCGTCGCCCTGAAGCTCTCCGCTTCCTGGCGTTTAGTCAAACTGCGAAG TTTGGTCAGAAGCTCCACAGTTCCCAGTCTGAAGTTTCACACCACAGCCTCTCCGATGATGG gtgcgACTGTGGAGCAGTTTGAGCAGGCCAAGAGCAAAATGTCGACGCTGAAGAACGACCCAGGCAACGAGGTCAAACTGAAGATCTACGCTCTCTTCAAACAG tcCACTCAGGGTCCCTGCAACACTCCTAAACCAGGCATGCTGGACTTTGTCAACAAGGTTAAATGGGACGCGTGGAAATCTCTGGGCTCCATATCACAG GAGGAAGCCAGGCAGCAGTACTGCGACCTGATTGGCTCCCTGGTGGCGGCAGAAGGCGGAAGCTCCGCAGAGGTGGCTGCACAGCCTGCTGGGAGCGGGACGGCGTACGAGACGCTGCTGGTCACCACGGAGGACGGCATCACCACCATCAAACTGAACCGACCCGCCAAGAAGAACGCCATCACCaccgag atGTACAACGATATCATTGCAGCTCTGGATCAGGCAGCTAAAGACGACTCAGTCCTCACTGTTCTCAccg GTGCTGGTGATTTTTACTGCAGTGGAAACGACCTGACCAACTTCACCAAGATCCCCGAGGGCGGGATCGAGGCGATGGCCAGAAAGGGTGGAGATCTGCTCAG gatgTATGTGAAGGCCTACATTGACTTCCCCAAGCCGATGATCGCCGTGGTGAACGGACCGGCTGTCGGAGTGTCAGTCACAGTGTTGGGACTGTTCGACCTGGTCTACGCTACAGAgagg gcgACCTTCCACACTCCGTTCAGTCAGCTGGGTCAGAGCGCTGAAGGCTGCTCCTCCTACACCTTCCCCAAATTAATGGGCACCGccaag gCCAGTGAGATGCTGCTGTTCAATAAGAAGCTGACGGCGGTTCAGGCCTGTGAACTGGGTCTGGTCACAGAGGTTTTCCCCGACAGCAGCTTCCAGTCGGAGGTCTGGACCAGACTGAAGGCCTACGCCAAGCTGCCGCccaac tctctcgcCCTCTCCAAACAGCTGATCCGGGCGGTGGAGAAGGAGCGTCTGTACGCGGTGAACGATGCCGAGGTGGAGCGTCTGATCGAGCGCTGGACGTCAGACGAGTGTTTCAACGCCGTCATGAGCTTCTTCCAGGCCAAGGCCAAACTctga
- the eci2 gene encoding enoyl-CoA delta isomerase 2 isoform X2, whose protein sequence is MLFHLIHPFILLTDSRVLVRSSTVPSLKFHTTASPMMGATVEQFEQAKSKMSTLKNDPGNEVKLKIYALFKQSTQGPCNTPKPGMLDFVNKVKWDAWKSLGSISQEEARQQYCDLIGSLVAAEGGSSAEVAAQPAGSGTAYETLLVTTEDGITTIKLNRPAKKNAITTEMYNDIIAALDQAAKDDSVLTVLTGAGDFYCSGNDLTNFTKIPEGGIEAMARKGGDLLRMYVKAYIDFPKPMIAVVNGPAVGVSVTVLGLFDLVYATERATFHTPFSQLGQSAEGCSSYTFPKLMGTAKASEMLLFNKKLTAVQACELGLVTEVFPDSSFQSEVWTRLKAYAKLPPNSLALSKQLIRAVEKERLYAVNDAEVERLIERWTSDECFNAVMSFFQAKAKL, encoded by the exons atgttgtttcacctcattcatccattcatcctgCTCACAGACAGCAGAGT TTTGGTCAGAAGCTCCACAGTTCCCAGTCTGAAGTTTCACACCACAGCCTCTCCGATGATGG gtgcgACTGTGGAGCAGTTTGAGCAGGCCAAGAGCAAAATGTCGACGCTGAAGAACGACCCAGGCAACGAGGTCAAACTGAAGATCTACGCTCTCTTCAAACAG tcCACTCAGGGTCCCTGCAACACTCCTAAACCAGGCATGCTGGACTTTGTCAACAAGGTTAAATGGGACGCGTGGAAATCTCTGGGCTCCATATCACAG GAGGAAGCCAGGCAGCAGTACTGCGACCTGATTGGCTCCCTGGTGGCGGCAGAAGGCGGAAGCTCCGCAGAGGTGGCTGCACAGCCTGCTGGGAGCGGGACGGCGTACGAGACGCTGCTGGTCACCACGGAGGACGGCATCACCACCATCAAACTGAACCGACCCGCCAAGAAGAACGCCATCACCaccgag atGTACAACGATATCATTGCAGCTCTGGATCAGGCAGCTAAAGACGACTCAGTCCTCACTGTTCTCAccg GTGCTGGTGATTTTTACTGCAGTGGAAACGACCTGACCAACTTCACCAAGATCCCCGAGGGCGGGATCGAGGCGATGGCCAGAAAGGGTGGAGATCTGCTCAG gatgTATGTGAAGGCCTACATTGACTTCCCCAAGCCGATGATCGCCGTGGTGAACGGACCGGCTGTCGGAGTGTCAGTCACAGTGTTGGGACTGTTCGACCTGGTCTACGCTACAGAgagg gcgACCTTCCACACTCCGTTCAGTCAGCTGGGTCAGAGCGCTGAAGGCTGCTCCTCCTACACCTTCCCCAAATTAATGGGCACCGccaag gCCAGTGAGATGCTGCTGTTCAATAAGAAGCTGACGGCGGTTCAGGCCTGTGAACTGGGTCTGGTCACAGAGGTTTTCCCCGACAGCAGCTTCCAGTCGGAGGTCTGGACCAGACTGAAGGCCTACGCCAAGCTGCCGCccaac tctctcgcCCTCTCCAAACAGCTGATCCGGGCGGTGGAGAAGGAGCGTCTGTACGCGGTGAACGATGCCGAGGTGGAGCGTCTGATCGAGCGCTGGACGTCAGACGAGTGTTTCAACGCCGTCATGAGCTTCTTCCAGGCCAAGGCCAAACTctga
- the LOC141014161 gene encoding melanoma receptor tyrosine-protein kinase-like: MKLCGGGAALLLLLLGRCCCTSPGRRVCQGMSNHLTLLGTRENHYDNMVRMYSNCSVVLENLEITYSLEHQDFSFLQSIQEVGGYVLIAMNEAATFPLVNLRLIRGQNLYDGQFALLVMSNYNRNISSPTINYTSGLRQLQLSSLTEILKGGVKMTYNPLLCHIETIQWWDILDKTSNPNTLFKIDNFTRNCEKCDPGCVNGSCWAPGPDHCQRFTKLQCAEQCSGRCRGPKPIDCCNEHCAAGCTGPRATDCLACRQFNDDGTCKDACPRPTIYDQKTHQEVNNPKAKFAFGATCVKACPHNYVVTGGSCVRTCSAGSYEVEDNGVQRCKPCEGPCPKACDGVGVGTLTNTLAVNASNIESFRNCTKINGDVSLIETTFIGDAHYKIPPMDPAKLEYFRTVKEITGFLLIQSWPENMTSLSVFENLQIIRGRTTRSQHSFAVVRAKHLRWLGLRSLKEVSAGRVMLKDNSQLCYARPDQWHRLVRSKDQIISVRNNAPPEDCEQQNRTCDTECTDDGCWGPGPNMCVSCRHFNRRGRCVSLCHLLQGEPREVEVNGSCVECHRECLLKTGSPTCLGPGPDQCSQCAHHKDGPHCVPRCPHGVPGDGDTLIWKYADKTGQCQSCHQNCTQGCSGPGLSGCTGAATHSTMAVAVVGGLLIAVIVSLVIFVLLRRRRIRRKRTLRRILQERELVEPLTPSGEAPNQALLRILKETEFKKIRVLGSGAFGTVYKGLWIPEGEDVRIPVAIKVLREATSPKANKEILDEAYVMASVDHPHVCRLLGICLTSSVQLVTQLMQYGCLLDYVRHHKDHIGAQWLLNWCVQIAKGMNYLEEHHLVHRDLAARNVLVKTPNHVKITDFGLAKLLTADEKEYHADGGKVPIKWMALESILQWTYTHQSDVWSYGVTVWELMTFGSKPYEGIPASEISSVLERGDRLPQPPICTIDVYMIMVKCWMIDPSSRPKFRELILEFSKMARDPSRYLVIQGDLPSPTDSRFYSRLLSSGDMDDVVDADEYLQPYKGMGNHDNSSCSAANGRPVRENSVALRYITDPTHNSLDKDDFTVHEYMNQSTSETSRSSRLSEVLNPNYEDLSQGWGAASLSSPLEDLKAFARVPDAPEYLNTAQNSLPLAPSDSLANPDYQANFLPQAAPSSTNTAALMGNSLFLPAAENLEYLGLGAALRAPVR; encoded by the exons tgtgtcagggGATGAGCAACCACCTGACGTTGTTGGGGACTCGAGAGAATCACTATGACAACATGGTGCGGATGTACTCCAACTGCTCCGTGGTCCTGGAGAACCTGGAGATCACCTACAGCCTGGAGCACCAGGACTTTTCCTTCCTGCAG TCTATCCAGGAAGTCGGCGGCTACGTTCTGATCGCCATGAACGAGGCCGCCACCTTCCCATTGGTCAATCTGAGGCTGATCCGAGGTCAGAACCTGTACGACGGTCAGTTCGCTCTGCTGGTGATGTCGAACTACAACAGGAACATCTCGTCTCCAACTATCAACTACACCAGCGGGCtgagacagctgcagctcagcagtctgactg AGATCCTGAAAGGAGGGGTAAAGATGACCTACAATCCTTTGCTGTGTCACATTGAGACCATCCAGTGGTGGGACATCCTGGACAAAACCAGCAATCCCAACACGCTTTTCAAGATAGACAACTTCACACGTAACT gtgaGAAGTGTGACCCGGGGTGTGTGAACGGGTCTTGTTGGGCACCAGGACCGGATCACTGCCAGAGAT tcACCAAGCTGCAGTGTGCCGAGCAGTGCAGCGGAAGGTGTCGAGGTCCAAAACCCATCGACTGCTGTAATGAACACTGTGCTGCAGGCTGCACCGGACCTCGAGCCACCGACTGCCTG GCCTGCAGGCAGTTTAACGACGATGGAACCTGTAAAGACGCTTGTCCTCGTCCGACGATCTACGACCAAAAAACCCACCAGGAGGTCAACAACCCCAAGGCCAAGTTCGCTTTCGGAGCGACCTGCGTCAAGGCCTGCCCAC ATAACTATGTGGTGACAGGTGGATCGTGTGTTCGCACCTGCAGCGCTGGATCGTACGAGGTGGAGGACAACGGAGTCCAACGCTGCAAACCCTGTGAAGGACCCTGTCCTAAAG cCTGTGATGGAGTCGGGGTCGGCACTCTGACCAACACCCTGGCCGTCAACGCTTCCAACATCGAATCCTTCAGGAACTGCACTAAGATCAACGGGGACGTCTCCCTCATCGAGACCACCTTCATCGG GGACGCGCACTATAAAATCCCGCCCATGGATCCGGCTAAACTGGAGTACTTCAGGACAGTGAAGGAAATCACAG GTTTCCTGCTGATCCAGTCGTGGCCGGAGAATATgacctctctgtcagtgtttgagAACCTGCAGATCATCAGAGGAAGAACAACACGATC TCAGCACAGTTTTGCGGTGGTGAGGGCGAAGCACCTCCGCTGGCTCGGCCTGCGCTCTCTGAAGGAGGTGAGCGCCGGCCGGGTGATGCTGAAGGACAACTCTCAGCTGTGCTACGCCCGACCCGACCAGTGGCACCGCCTCGTCAGATCCAAAGACCAGATCATCTCCGTACGCAACAACGCCCCCCCTGAAGACTGCG AGCAACAGAATCGGACCTGTGACACCGAGTGTACAGATGACGGCTGCTGGGGTCCGGGTCCAAACATGTGTGTCTCCTGTCGACATTTCAACCGCAGGGGGCGCTGTGTGTCGCTCTGTCACCTGCTGCAGGG CGAGCccagagaggtggaggtgaacGGCAGCTGTGTGGAGTGTCACCGAGAGTGTCTGCTGAAGACCGGGAGCCCGACCTGCCTCGGACCG GGTCCagaccagtgttcccagtgtgCCCATCATAAGGACGGTCCTCACTGCGTGCCCCGCTGCCCTCATGGTGTCCCGGGTGACGGCGACACGCTGATCTGGAAATACGCTGACAAGACAGGCCAGTGTCAGTCGTGCCACCAGAACTGCACCCAGGG gtgttCAGGTCCTGGACTGTCCGGATGCACCGG TGCTGCCACCCACTCCACGATGGCGGTGGCCGTGGTCGGTGGGCTCCTGATCGCTGTCATCGTGTCATTGGTGATCTTTGTGTTGCTGAGGCGACGACGaatcaggaggaagaggacgcTGCGGCGCAttctgcaggagagagag CTGGTGGAGCCGCTGACTCCGAGCGGTGAAGCTCCGAACCAGGCGCTGCTGAGGATCCTGAAGGAGACGGAGTTCAAGAAAATCCGGGTGCTCGGCTCCGGAGCCTTCGGGACCGTCTACAAG GGCCTCTGGATCCCTGAAGGAGAGGACGTGAGGATCCCAGTGGCCATCAAAGTTCTCAGAGAGGCCACATCACCGAAAGCCAACAAAGAAATCCTGGAT gaggcGTATGTGATGGCCAGCGTGGATCACCCTCATGTGTGTCGTCTGCTGGGGATCTGCCTGACGTCGTCGGTCCAGCTGGTGACTCAGCTGATGCAGTACGGCTGCCTGCTGGACTACGTCCGCCACCACAAGGACCACATCGGAGCTCAGTGGCTGCTCAACTGGTGCGTCCAGATCGCCAAG GGGATGAACTACCTGGAGGAGCATCACCTGGTGCATCGAGACCTGGCGGCGAGGAACGTCCTGGTGAAAACTCCGAACCACGTCAAGATCACAGACTTCGGCCTGGCCAAGCTGCTGACGGCTGACGAGAAGGAGTACCACGCTGACGGAGGAAAG GTTCCCATTAAGTGGATGGCGCTGGAGTCGATCCTGCAGTGGACTTACACACATCAGAGTGACGTCTGGAGCTACG GTGTGACGGTGTGGGAGCTGATGACGTTCGGCTCCAAACCCTACGAAGGCATCCCGGCCAGCGAGATCTCCTCGGTGCTGGAGAGAGGAGACCGGCTGCCCCAGCCTCCGATCTGCACCATCGACGTCTACATGATCATGGTCAAAT gtTGGATGATCGACCCGTCCAGTCGTCCCAAGTTCAGAGAGCTGATATTGGAGTTCTCAAAAATGGCCAGAGATCCGTCCAGATACCTGGTCATACAg GGTGACCTCCCCAGTCCGACAGACAGCAGGTTTTACTCTCGCCTGCTGAGCTCAGGCGACATGGACGACGTGGTCGACGCCGACGAATACCTGCAGCCGTACAAAGGAATGggtaaccatgacaacagttCCTGCAGCGCCGCG AACGGTCGACCAGTCAGAGAGAACAGCGTCGCTCTGCGCTACATCACCGATCCCACTCACAACTCGCTGGATAAAGACGACTTCACCGTCCACG AGTACATGAACCAGAGCACGAGTGAAACCAGCCGGAGCAGCCGGCTCTCAGAGGTTTTGAATCCCAACTACGAGGACCTGAGCCAGGGCTGGGGCGCCGCCTCGCTCTCCTCCCCGCTGGAGGATCTGAAGGCTTTCGCCCGAGTTCCCGACGCACCGGAGTACCTGAACACCGCCCAGAACTCGCTCCCCCTGGCCCCCAGCGACAGCCTCGCCAACCCGGACTACCAGGCTAACTTCCTGCCGCAGGCCGCGCCCTCCTCCACCAACACCGCTGCTTTAATGGGGAACAGCCTGTTCCTGCCTGCGGCGGAGAACCTGGAGTACCTGGGTCTGGGTGCCGCACTGCGAGCCCCGGTCCGCTAG
- the LOC141014160 gene encoding GTP-binding protein Rheb-like — protein sequence MPQPKSRKIAVLGYRSVGKSSLTIQFVEGQFVDSYDPTIENTFTKTMTVNGQEYNLQLVDTAGQDEYSIFPQSYTIDVDGYILIYSVTSYKSFEVVRVIHEKLLDMVGNVQVPIILAGNKKDLHMERVISFEEGKALAESWNAAFLESSAKENQTAVEVFRRMILEVEKMEAGQPQGRTPCSMM from the exons ATGCCGCAGCCAAAATCCCGGAAGATCGCCGTGCTGGGCTACAGGTCGGTGG ggaAGTCTTCTCTCACCATCCAGTTTGTGGAGGGCCAGTTTGTCGACTCCTATGATCCAACAATAGAGAACA cgttCACTAAGACGATGACGGTGAACGGTCAGGAGTACAACCTGCAGCTGGTCGACACGGCCGGACAG gatGAGTACTCCATCTTCCCTCAGAGTTACACCATCGACGTCGACGGTTACATCCTCATCTACTCTGTAACGTCCTACAAAAG ttttgaggTGGTCAGAGTCATCCACGAGAAGCTGCTGGACATGGTGGGAAACGTCca agTACCGATTATTTTAGCTGGGAACAAGAAAGACTTACACATGGagag AGTGATCAGTTTCGAGGAGGGGAAAGCTCTGGCCGAGTCGTGGAACGCTGCCTTCCTCGAGTCTTCAGCCAAAGAAAACCAG ACGGCGGTGGAGGTGTTCAGGAGGATGATCCTGGAggtggagaagatggaggcgGGTCAGCCTCAGGGTCGGACGCCCTGCTCTATGATGTAG